One part of the bacterium genome encodes these proteins:
- a CDS encoding MFS transporter, translating into MKTAAPTSDPTSNSPTTSRIRTTLRAFQHRNYRLYFFGQAISITGTWMQSIALNWLLYKLTDSVFMLGLVGFVLYAPNFFFAPIAGVFADRTSRFKMFFTAQVLAMLQALTMAVLVLTDTVQVWHIVTLAGVLGVINSFDFPSRQSMVVLLVENKNDLSNAIALNSSMVNLARVLGPSLAGILIALIGEGWCFLLNGVSYIAVLGCLMAMRLRPQEATKSVGNIWGGFREGVRYAFNSPSIRPILILLAFVSVIGMPYAALMPVYARDILLGDSRTLGFLMGATGLGAITAAIYLASRQRVLGLEKMLAIAATGMGSGLIAISFIRDFWVAVPFMYLIGIGMISQIACTNTILQTLVDEDKRGRVISLYVAAFVGMLPFGNLITGTLASAIGAPHTMLVTGILCVVASIVFATRLSQWRSFAYPIFIEREKAALNKT; encoded by the coding sequence TTGAAAACAGCCGCACCGACATCCGACCCCACTTCAAACTCACCAACCACCAGTCGAATACGCACGACCTTGCGGGCATTCCAGCACCGCAACTATCGACTCTACTTTTTCGGCCAGGCAATTTCTATTACCGGCACGTGGATGCAGTCGATAGCGCTTAACTGGCTGCTGTACAAGCTGACCGATTCGGTCTTTATGCTGGGACTGGTCGGATTTGTCCTGTACGCGCCGAATTTCTTCTTCGCTCCGATAGCAGGAGTATTCGCCGACCGCACCAGTCGCTTCAAAATGTTCTTCACTGCGCAAGTACTCGCCATGCTGCAAGCGCTCACGATGGCGGTACTGGTTCTGACCGATACGGTTCAAGTTTGGCATATCGTGACTCTGGCGGGTGTTTTAGGTGTGATCAATTCCTTTGATTTTCCCTCCCGCCAGTCGATGGTGGTCCTGTTGGTTGAGAACAAGAACGACCTTAGCAATGCAATTGCTCTCAATTCGTCGATGGTTAATCTTGCGCGGGTACTGGGTCCTTCATTAGCAGGTATCTTGATCGCCTTGATTGGCGAAGGTTGGTGCTTCCTCTTAAATGGTGTCAGCTATATCGCTGTACTCGGATGCCTGATGGCGATGCGCCTTCGACCACAGGAGGCAACGAAGTCCGTGGGCAACATCTGGGGCGGTTTCCGCGAAGGCGTCCGCTATGCCTTTAACTCGCCTTCGATACGCCCAATTCTGATACTGTTGGCGTTTGTGAGTGTGATCGGCATGCCTTACGCAGCTCTGATGCCGGTCTATGCTCGCGACATTCTCCTTGGTGACTCGCGCACGCTTGGATTCCTGATGGGCGCAACTGGACTCGGAGCAATCACGGCAGCAATCTATCTCGCCTCGCGACAGCGCGTACTTGGACTTGAAAAAATGTTGGCGATTGCAGCGACCGGCATGGGTAGCGGTCTTATCGCAATTTCCTTCATCCGCGATTTCTGGGTGGCAGTGCCATTCATGTATCTGATTGGCATTGGGATGATCTCGCAGATAGCCTGTACGAACACCATTCTGCAGACCCTCGTTGATGAAGACAAGCGCGGTCGCGTGATCAGCCTTTATGTCGCCGCCTTTGTAGGAATGTTGCCGTTCGGAAATCTGATAACTGGCACGTTGGCAAGCGCCATCGGCGCTCCGCATACGATGCTGGTCACTGGAATACTGTGTGTTGTCGCTTCAATCGTGTTTGCGACTCGACTGTCTCAATGGCGTTCGTTTGCATATCCAATCTTCATCGAGCGTGAGAAAGCAGCACTGAACAAAACATAG
- a CDS encoding imidazolonepropionase, protein MKLLRNCSQLVTCSNDDSQPKTGEKMSHLELIEQGALVFEGETIKWVGIESDVTAAFPKARFEEVIDANGMLVTPGLVDPHTHPVFAATREDEFYMRNAGKTYMEIAEAGGGIRNSARRLRQADEGTLYNNGIRFLNRMLKSGTTTAEAKSGYGLSTESEVKSLEVIQRLDKNHPIDLVPTFLGAHEFPDEYRSDREGYVRLLIEEMIPLVAKRNLAKYCDIFTEAGVFDIDQSRRIMSAAKQNGFELKFHADELKSVGGAELAAELGAVSADHLVYASDNGIAAMAKAKTIAVFLPSTTFFLGHKEYAPARKMLTAGVPVALATDFNPGSSCNTSLQATMTIAAIYLKMTPEEILNAVTFNSACAIGMQEKVGSLQIGKLADFVLWDAENYKQLPYFFAQNPVTAVYKRGQKVV, encoded by the coding sequence GTGAAATTACTTCGCAATTGCTCACAGCTGGTCACCTGCTCGAACGATGACTCTCAACCGAAGACAGGTGAGAAAATGAGTCATCTTGAGCTGATAGAGCAGGGTGCTCTCGTCTTTGAAGGCGAAACAATCAAATGGGTGGGAATTGAATCAGACGTCACCGCAGCTTTCCCCAAAGCACGCTTTGAAGAAGTCATCGACGCCAACGGCATGCTTGTTACCCCCGGCTTAGTCGATCCTCATACGCACCCGGTGTTTGCGGCGACTCGCGAAGATGAATTCTATATGCGCAATGCCGGCAAAACCTACATGGAAATTGCCGAAGCCGGCGGCGGCATAAGAAACTCCGCCCGACGCCTCCGTCAAGCAGACGAGGGAACTCTCTACAATAATGGCATACGTTTTCTCAACCGAATGCTCAAGAGCGGCACAACCACCGCCGAGGCCAAATCTGGATATGGACTCTCCACCGAATCCGAGGTAAAATCACTTGAAGTCATCCAACGTTTAGACAAAAATCACCCTATTGACTTAGTGCCGACTTTCCTCGGCGCTCACGAGTTTCCGGATGAATATCGCTCAGACCGCGAAGGCTACGTCCGGCTCCTTATCGAAGAAATGATACCGTTAGTTGCCAAACGCAATTTGGCGAAGTACTGCGATATCTTCACTGAAGCCGGAGTGTTTGATATCGATCAATCCCGGCGAATCATGTCGGCCGCCAAACAGAATGGATTCGAATTGAAGTTTCATGCCGACGAACTAAAATCGGTTGGCGGAGCCGAGTTAGCTGCCGAACTTGGCGCGGTTAGCGCTGACCATCTCGTTTACGCATCCGATAACGGAATTGCTGCTATGGCGAAAGCTAAGACCATTGCAGTGTTTCTGCCTTCGACGACTTTCTTCCTTGGGCATAAAGAGTACGCACCTGCGCGCAAGATGCTAACTGCCGGAGTCCCGGTGGCGCTGGCGACTGACTTCAATCCGGGTTCGTCCTGCAATACATCATTGCAGGCGACAATGACAATAGCGGCTATCTACCTGAAAATGACGCCCGAGGAGATCCTCAACGCAGTCACCTTCAATTCAGCCTGTGCGATTGGAATGCAAGAGAAGGTAGGTTCATTGCAAATTGGTAAGCTCGCCGACTTTGTCCTTTGGGATGCCGAAAACTACAAGCAGCTGCCTTACTTCTTTGCACAGAATCCAGTGACCGCCGTCTACAAGCGGGGACAGAAAGTCGTATGA
- a CDS encoding PorV/PorQ family protein encodes MRQIVLFSTLLMLVLSSTLLAGKSKVGTTAYPFLKIGVGAKALSMGGAFVGLANDESAIYYNPAGLIGMQTKALSASYMNYIADIQSGSVMFVMPKGTTETEEDQYSYDEEDEPTIYDSKSALAFAITYLSYGTIDETNSSGQVIGDFSGSDMAFTLGYANKVAKQLSVGANVKFIYQKIDEFSSQGIAADLGLLYRLKDGRTNLGLSASNLGVQLSGLSEEHKDPLPILIRAGLSHRLREIPITVSGEGVMPTDNDLYGAIGLEFQPDKIPLAVRAGYSSFGSNYKTDGDKDNTAGFSFGAGFAFPKINIDYAFLPYADLGSLHRVNLAYRW; translated from the coding sequence ATGAGACAAATTGTCTTATTCTCCACTCTCCTGATGCTCGTTCTTTCGTCTACTCTTCTTGCCGGCAAGAGCAAGGTTGGTACTACCGCTTACCCGTTTCTTAAGATCGGAGTTGGTGCCAAGGCATTGTCGATGGGTGGAGCCTTCGTCGGATTGGCAAACGACGAATCTGCGATCTACTACAATCCTGCAGGATTGATAGGGATGCAAACCAAAGCGTTGTCGGCATCTTATATGAACTACATCGCAGATATTCAGTCCGGAAGTGTGATGTTCGTTATGCCGAAGGGAACTACCGAGACCGAAGAAGATCAGTACAGCTACGATGAAGAGGACGAGCCGACCATTTACGACAGCAAGTCGGCATTGGCATTTGCGATCACCTATTTGAGCTATGGCACGATTGACGAAACAAATTCATCCGGCCAGGTTATTGGTGACTTCTCTGGTTCTGATATGGCATTTACACTTGGATATGCCAATAAAGTAGCCAAGCAGCTTTCGGTCGGTGCAAACGTGAAGTTTATCTATCAGAAAATAGATGAGTTCTCTTCGCAGGGAATAGCCGCCGACCTTGGTTTACTTTACCGCCTGAAGGACGGGCGCACAAATCTCGGCCTCTCAGCATCCAATCTCGGCGTTCAATTGTCGGGATTATCTGAAGAACATAAAGACCCGCTCCCCATTCTGATTCGCGCCGGTCTCTCGCATCGACTCCGCGAGATTCCAATAACTGTGTCGGGCGAGGGGGTAATGCCGACTGACAATGATCTCTATGGCGCAATCGGACTCGAATTTCAGCCAGATAAAATCCCGCTTGCCGTTCGCGCCGGCTACTCAAGTTTCGGCAGCAACTATAAGACCGACGGCGACAAGGACAATACTGCTGGATTTTCATTCGGTGCCGGCTTTGCATTTCCCAAGATCAATATCGACTATGCTTTCCTTCCCTATGCTGATCTAGGCTCACTGCATCGTGTTAACCTGGCATATCGCTGGTAG
- a CDS encoding rhodanese-like domain-containing protein → MSSWFHFGSNEPSSKSISEISVQELKERLDRESTLLLIDVRTLEEYENGRAPHVKARIEYQVIAAEIDATQFPKDQPIYLICRAGRRSMVAARELADCGYLNLINIKGGMNDWIKSHFPVIKR, encoded by the coding sequence ATGTCATCCTGGTTTCACTTCGGTAGCAACGAGCCCTCATCCAAAAGCATCAGCGAAATCTCAGTACAGGAACTGAAAGAGCGCCTTGATCGGGAATCCACGCTTCTTCTAATTGATGTCCGTACGCTCGAAGAGTACGAAAATGGTAGAGCACCGCATGTCAAGGCACGCATTGAGTATCAGGTCATCGCTGCTGAAATTGACGCCACACAATTTCCAAAAGACCAGCCGATTTACCTCATTTGTCGCGCCGGTCGGCGTAGCATGGTTGCTGCACGAGAACTCGCTGACTGCGGATATCTGAATCTGATCAATATCAAAGGCGGAATGAATGACTGGATAAAGTCGCACTTTCCGGTCATTAAACGATAG
- a CDS encoding GNAT family N-acetyltransferase, giving the protein MMLKSKRIYLRPPRRSDANALFDAIAASRKELDQFLLWPPHTTKVKHSSEFIRRTFVWRRREMAYAFSVFDSATDEYLGNCGLHDVRQRIRSAEIGYWIRSDHAGKGLTTEAAALLLRFAFEGLRLHRIVLRAATDNAASIRVAEKLGFQFDGIHRHEDLLARGWIDYKYFCMIEDEYRAAKDKLTALITK; this is encoded by the coding sequence ATGATGCTGAAATCGAAGAGAATCTATCTGCGGCCGCCACGACGCAGCGACGCTAATGCGTTGTTTGACGCCATTGCGGCAAGCCGGAAAGAGCTTGATCAGTTTTTGCTCTGGCCGCCGCACACGACTAAGGTCAAACACAGCTCTGAGTTCATCCGCCGGACATTTGTTTGGCGCAGACGCGAAATGGCCTATGCGTTCAGCGTTTTCGACTCGGCGACCGATGAATATCTCGGAAACTGTGGGCTCCACGACGTCCGGCAACGAATTCGTTCTGCCGAAATCGGATACTGGATTCGTTCGGATCATGCAGGCAAAGGACTAACCACTGAAGCAGCAGCATTGCTCCTCCGATTTGCCTTCGAGGGGTTGCGACTCCATCGAATAGTCCTGCGTGCTGCCACAGACAATGCGGCTTCGATCCGTGTCGCCGAAAAACTCGGGTTCCAATTTGACGGAATTCACCGTCACGAGGATCTCTTGGCGCGCGGATGGATTGACTACAAGTATTTTTGTATGATCGAAGACGAATATCGGGCAGCGAAAGACAAACTTACAGCACTAATCACAAAGTAG
- a CDS encoding YifB family Mg chelatase-like AAA ATPase has product MLAKVVSSAVLGIDAYTVEVEADITPQLPMFATVGLPDGAVKEAKERVMSAIKNSDFIFPNKKVTINLAPADIRKEGSAFDLPMAVGILAATGQVMREEFHDVVMLGELSLDGSLKSIEGVLPMAMNAQKVGLRAIVVPRGNAPEAAMAQGVAVYPVGSLKEAIAFLEDERLVSQFTIDIKAVFDTARSYTTDFAEVKGQEGTKRALEVAAAGGHNIILVGPPGSGKTMLARRLPTILPDMTLDEALETTKIHSVAGLLPSDTPLIATRPFRSPHHTISDAGLIGGGRIPRPGEVSLSHNGVLFLDELPEFRKDVLEMLRQPLEDGSVTISRAMTSLTYPSKMMLAAAMNPCPCGYHGDLSHECTCNPMQIQKYRSKISGPLLDRIDIHIEVPAVKFKELSDLNLAEKSEKIRLRVNEARSRQHTRFAGHKQLYCNAHMESRDIREFCPLDDKSQDLLRLAIGKLGLSARAYDRIIKVARTIADLECCDNIDVQHISEAIQYRSLDRSLWTN; this is encoded by the coding sequence GTGTTAGCAAAGGTTGTTTCTTCGGCAGTATTGGGCATCGACGCCTACACGGTTGAGGTCGAGGCTGACATCACTCCGCAATTGCCCATGTTCGCCACAGTTGGTCTACCGGATGGCGCAGTCAAGGAAGCTAAAGAGCGGGTCATGTCGGCAATCAAGAACAGCGACTTCATTTTCCCGAACAAAAAGGTCACAATCAATCTGGCTCCGGCTGATATCCGCAAGGAAGGCTCAGCGTTTGATCTGCCCATGGCTGTTGGAATTCTGGCTGCGACTGGACAGGTAATGCGTGAAGAATTCCACGATGTCGTCATGCTTGGCGAGCTTTCGCTTGATGGCTCACTCAAGTCAATTGAAGGCGTTTTGCCGATGGCGATGAATGCCCAGAAGGTTGGCCTGCGCGCAATCGTGGTCCCGCGTGGAAATGCCCCTGAAGCTGCTATGGCGCAGGGAGTCGCCGTCTATCCGGTTGGCTCTCTCAAGGAAGCTATCGCATTTCTTGAGGATGAACGCTTGGTTTCGCAATTCACAATTGACATCAAAGCTGTCTTCGATACCGCTCGAAGCTATACCACTGACTTCGCCGAAGTCAAAGGCCAGGAAGGTACGAAGAGAGCCCTCGAAGTTGCGGCTGCCGGTGGCCACAACATCATTCTCGTTGGTCCCCCAGGCTCCGGCAAAACTATGCTCGCTCGACGCCTGCCAACAATCCTACCAGACATGACGCTCGATGAAGCTCTCGAAACTACCAAGATTCACTCGGTAGCGGGGCTTCTGCCTTCTGATACACCGCTCATTGCGACACGTCCGTTTCGCTCGCCACATCACACGATCAGTGATGCCGGTCTCATAGGTGGTGGGCGCATTCCACGACCCGGCGAAGTGAGCCTCTCGCACAACGGCGTGCTATTTCTCGATGAACTTCCCGAGTTTCGCAAGGATGTACTGGAAATGCTGCGTCAGCCGCTCGAAGACGGTTCAGTCACAATCTCGCGCGCGATGACCTCGCTGACTTATCCCTCTAAGATGATGTTAGCGGCGGCAATGAATCCTTGTCCGTGCGGGTACCATGGTGACCTCTCGCATGAGTGCACCTGCAATCCGATGCAGATTCAGAAATATCGCAGCAAGATCTCCGGCCCGTTGTTAGATCGTATCGATATTCACATTGAAGTCCCCGCTGTCAAGTTCAAAGAGCTATCCGATCTCAACCTTGCCGAAAAGTCAGAGAAAATCCGCCTGCGAGTCAATGAAGCACGTTCGCGTCAGCACACCCGCTTCGCCGGTCACAAGCAGCTCTATTGCAACGCCCACATGGAATCGCGTGATATTCGCGAGTTCTGCCCGCTGGATGATAAAAGTCAAGACCTGTTACGATTGGCAATTGGAAAACTGGGATTATCAGCACGGGCCTATGACCGCATTATCAAGGTCGCCCGCACAATTGCCGACCTGGAATGTTGCGACAATATTGATGTCCAGCACATCTCTGAGGCAATCCAGTACCGGAGTCTGGACAGAAGCCTTTGGACAAATTGA
- a CDS encoding S8 family peptidase translates to MKSEIVFTLCIFLCISFASSICGSSLATDKVNISSERLTGDSIKVWIFFTDKGESVGAISKPTAVSSHAIARRLSRAAAVDFAALDRSISDDYLAQIQPYILRVDNQSRWLNGVSAYINPSNLDDFARLECVKEIQSVAVYRRPAEPLLPEIEILDKPSAPYPPEYGPSWSQMNQIQVPALHTLGFKGDGVRILVMDTGFRIDHPVFVNTDIAATHDFINDDEDVQDDGEIPATQQSHGTQTLSVIGANAPNLMLGVAYEATFLLAKTELYGPEIITEEDDWVAGLEWGEAHGCDVVSSSLGYIDWYDYADMDGNTAITTKAADIAASLGVMVVNSIGNGQRVSVQPTLIAPSDGDSVFAIGAVTSGGEITHFSSNGPSADGRVKPDLCAWGSGNTVANPTSNGLTTNSGTSFSCPLVAGTVALLIQAKPEWKFGEIFESLTSTATRANGPDSVFGYGIVRAFDALNYENHEERNIVGISAYPNPFATRVSFDFEVTPPGEVEIRIYTIAGEKVATITRPLGDPAPLTWNGTNQNGEEVADGVYIAYILAEGISETRKVLKITSIINLD, encoded by the coding sequence ATGAAGTCCGAAATTGTTTTCACTCTTTGTATTTTCCTTTGTATCAGTTTCGCTTCATCAATTTGCGGTTCCTCACTGGCTACCGACAAAGTGAACATCTCTTCTGAAAGACTCACTGGCGACTCCATCAAAGTGTGGATCTTCTTCACCGACAAAGGCGAGTCAGTTGGCGCCATCTCGAAACCAACAGCAGTATCTTCACACGCAATAGCGCGCAGATTGTCCCGTGCTGCTGCTGTCGATTTTGCCGCTCTTGATCGCTCGATTTCCGATGATTACCTCGCGCAAATTCAACCATACATCCTGAGAGTAGACAACCAGTCACGATGGCTCAACGGCGTAAGTGCCTATATCAACCCGTCCAACCTTGATGATTTCGCGCGCCTTGAATGCGTGAAAGAAATCCAATCTGTCGCGGTTTACCGGCGTCCAGCTGAACCCCTACTGCCGGAAATCGAGATTCTCGACAAACCTTCTGCGCCTTATCCGCCCGAATACGGCCCCTCCTGGTCACAGATGAACCAGATCCAAGTACCTGCGCTCCATACCTTGGGATTCAAAGGCGACGGAGTGAGAATTCTCGTGATGGACACCGGTTTTCGCATCGATCATCCGGTCTTTGTCAACACCGATATTGCGGCGACACACGATTTCATCAATGACGATGAAGATGTTCAGGACGATGGCGAGATTCCTGCGACACAGCAGTCACACGGTACGCAAACACTTTCGGTAATCGGAGCAAATGCACCAAACCTGATGTTGGGAGTTGCTTATGAAGCGACCTTTCTGCTGGCGAAGACAGAACTTTACGGCCCAGAAATCATCACCGAAGAGGACGACTGGGTTGCAGGACTTGAGTGGGGCGAAGCTCACGGCTGCGATGTAGTCTCAAGTTCTTTGGGTTACATTGATTGGTACGACTATGCCGACATGGACGGCAATACCGCTATCACAACCAAGGCAGCAGATATTGCCGCTTCGTTGGGCGTGATGGTAGTGAATTCAATTGGCAACGGTCAGCGCGTATCGGTACAACCTACACTGATTGCACCCTCCGATGGCGACAGTGTTTTCGCAATCGGCGCTGTGACTTCCGGCGGCGAGATCACACATTTCTCGTCAAATGGACCATCCGCCGACGGGCGCGTCAAACCCGATCTTTGTGCGTGGGGTTCAGGAAACACCGTCGCCAATCCAACAAGCAACGGCCTAACGACAAATAGCGGTACTTCGTTTTCTTGCCCGCTCGTTGCCGGAACCGTTGCGCTCCTGATTCAAGCAAAGCCCGAGTGGAAGTTCGGCGAAATCTTCGAGTCATTGACTTCCACTGCAACCCGCGCCAACGGTCCCGACTCGGTGTTTGGTTATGGCATCGTGCGAGCGTTTGACGCCCTCAATTATGAAAACCACGAAGAGCGCAATATTGTCGGCATCTCCGCGTATCCCAACCCATTTGCGACGAGGGTGAGTTTTGATTTCGAAGTTACCCCGCCCGGCGAGGTCGAAATCCGCATTTATACCATTGCCGGTGAAAAGGTTGCCACCATAACCCGTCCGCTGGGTGATCCTGCGCCGCTGACTTGGAACGGCACGAATCAGAATGGGGAAGAGGTCGCTGATGGTGTCTACATCGCCTACATCTTGGCGGAGGGCATATCTGAAACTCGAAAAGTCCTAAAAATCACCTCTATCATCAACCTCGATTAG
- a CDS encoding acetate--CoA ligase family protein: MRLYEYEAKDLFSKFKIPISAGKLADTPDETIRVALEAGLPRVLKSQVLTGGRGKAGGIKIVKSEAELREAAAALFKLSIKGYPVDKVLVDEVLNISQEYYLGVTIDRANYKLVVIACADGGVEIEETARTHPEKILKLSYDVDEDFHSFDAIKVAKFLGFSGDQIKAFTPIAIGLYNFFKKYDAKLAEINPLVRTAEGKLLAADARVSLDEDALFRHADLQSMGIEVRHEEGEMTPREKQAQEWEIPYLDLDGDIGMFPGGAGFGIMGNDFIQYYGGKPANFMDSGGGPTPERLAKMLILLDENPQVKAIFGARFGGISRCDDFAKGVVMFLKDHGLSKPMVMRFTGNMWREGMQIFEDAKKEDPKMFEKIEYHGIETPIEEIAKRAVALVKEVK; this comes from the coding sequence ATGCGCCTCTATGAATATGAAGCCAAAGATCTCTTCAGCAAGTTCAAGATTCCCATCAGCGCCGGTAAACTGGCAGACACACCAGACGAGACAATTCGAGTTGCTCTCGAAGCTGGTCTTCCGCGTGTGCTCAAATCGCAAGTTCTGACCGGTGGTCGCGGCAAAGCAGGCGGCATCAAAATCGTCAAGTCCGAAGCTGAACTTCGCGAAGCCGCAGCCGCACTTTTCAAATTGTCGATCAAGGGTTATCCCGTCGACAAGGTGCTGGTCGACGAAGTGCTGAACATCTCCCAGGAATACTATCTCGGTGTCACCATCGACCGCGCCAACTACAAGTTGGTTGTAATTGCCTGCGCCGATGGCGGTGTCGAGATCGAAGAGACTGCGCGCACTCACCCTGAAAAGATTCTCAAACTCTCCTACGATGTCGATGAAGACTTCCACAGCTTCGATGCAATCAAGGTCGCCAAATTTCTCGGCTTCTCGGGCGATCAGATCAAGGCATTCACGCCGATTGCAATAGGGCTCTACAACTTCTTTAAGAAATATGATGCCAAGCTGGCGGAGATAAATCCGCTGGTTCGTACCGCCGAAGGCAAACTTCTCGCCGCTGATGCACGGGTATCTCTCGATGAAGACGCGCTCTTCCGTCACGCCGACTTGCAGAGCATGGGAATCGAAGTTCGCCACGAAGAGGGCGAAATGACCCCGCGCGAAAAGCAGGCGCAGGAGTGGGAGATTCCGTACCTCGACTTGGACGGCGACATCGGCATGTTCCCTGGTGGCGCCGGGTTCGGTATCATGGGTAACGACTTCATTCAGTACTATGGCGGCAAACCCGCCAACTTCATGGATTCAGGCGGCGGCCCGACGCCGGAACGTCTCGCTAAAATGCTAATCCTTCTCGATGAAAACCCGCAAGTGAAAGCCATCTTCGGTGCCCGCTTCGGCGGTATCAGCCGCTGCGACGACTTCGCCAAGGGCGTTGTGATGTTCCTGAAGGATCACGGACTCTCCAAACCGATGGTGATGCGCTTCACCGGCAACATGTGGCGCGAAGGAATGCAGATTTTCGAAGATGCCAAGAAAGAAGATCCCAAAATGTTCGAGAAGATCGAATACCACGGCATCGAGACTCCGATCGAAGAGATCGCCAAGCGCGCCGTCGCTTTGGTGAAGGAGGTCAAATAA
- the sucD gene encoding succinate--CoA ligase subunit alpha, whose product MAILVDKKSRVIVQGITGGAGSFHAKRMKTYGTNIVGGTSPGKGGSSVEGTPVFDTVEEAVKQTGADTSVVFLPAKFVMEAAIEAIRAGIKFIVVVPEHIPIHDMLKVRKEAVKYGATVLGGNTAGIITPGQANLGIMPDIAFTPGRVGTVSRSGSLTYYIADTLTSAGYGETTCVGLGGDPVLGSTFDEILWKFEQDDATKAIVMAGEIGGVYEERAQDVIKKMKKPVIVMIGGVFAPPGKRMGHAGAIVEGNMGTAESKLKILEEAGAHRAKTFLDIPRILKSLSI is encoded by the coding sequence ATGGCTATTCTCGTTGACAAAAAATCGCGCGTCATCGTGCAGGGCATCACCGGCGGCGCCGGATCGTTCCATGCCAAACGCATGAAGACCTATGGCACCAACATCGTCGGCGGCACTTCGCCGGGCAAGGGCGGCTCGTCAGTTGAAGGCACACCGGTATTCGACACCGTCGAAGAAGCCGTCAAGCAGACCGGTGCAGATACATCAGTCGTATTTCTACCGGCAAAATTCGTCATGGAAGCCGCCATCGAAGCGATTCGCGCAGGTATCAAGTTCATCGTCGTCGTGCCGGAACATATTCCGATTCACGATATGCTCAAAGTCCGCAAGGAAGCCGTCAAATACGGCGCAACCGTACTCGGCGGCAACACTGCCGGAATCATCACGCCGGGACAGGCGAATCTCGGCATTATGCCTGATATCGCCTTCACGCCGGGTCGCGTTGGAACGGTGAGCCGCTCCGGATCGTTGACCTACTATATTGCCGATACCCTGACCTCAGCCGGCTACGGTGAAACGACCTGCGTCGGTTTGGGCGGCGATCCGGTTCTCGGTTCAACATTTGATGAAATCCTCTGGAAGTTCGAGCAGGACGACGCTACCAAAGCAATTGTGATGGCTGGTGAAATCGGCGGCGTCTATGAAGAACGCGCTCAGGACGTTATCAAGAAGATGAAGAAACCGGTGATTGTAATGATAGGCGGCGTCTTTGCCCCTCCCGGCAAACGCATGGGTCATGCCGGCGCTATCGTCGAAGGCAACATGGGAACGGCTGAATCAAAATTGAAGATTCTCGAAGAAGCCGGCGCGCACCGCGCCAAGACATTCTTGGATATTCCGAGGATACTGAAGTCGCTGAGTATATAG